In Treponema vincentii, a single window of DNA contains:
- a CDS encoding SpvB/TcaC N-terminal domain-containing protein, translating to MMKGIKEAVAGIVKKAVFTVYLFTVIAPGGVYGQGRREGARGVEREASAVVAQKVIGKEGGVLEAEGVRFSIPEGAVEAETKITISRLYEVAEGGEVKNVTAGFGGYRFLPKGMKFKRACELSLEYDERIEGEDAQGIYTYYYEENEKRWVALERKGVDEEGKRIESYTDHFTDMINGTLSLPESPEPVRVNLNSIKELKAADAAGGIEGIEGLKGGSEGSAAFGIKLKVPEGVKGMAPALSVSYASGSGWGLIGKGWSLGGIESISIDTRFGLPEYNGKDTYIVEGSRVRYEGNEWVKERERGYERIANGWVEGRGVSENYFEVTGKDGRVKIYGKERWSGKGAGAKYIYYLDRESDSFGNEVQYVYKKETGAEGEEVLLEQVIYGKERDRKVTIAYEGRGDTRIDGRGKYVRERE from the coding sequence ATGATGAAGGGAATAAAAGAAGCAGTGGCAGGGATAGTGAAGAAAGCAGTATTTACGGTCTACCTTTTTACGGTGATAGCGCCCGGCGGTGTGTATGGACAAGGGCGGAGAGAAGGGGCGCGCGGCGTGGAGAGAGAAGCGAGTGCGGTTGTGGCGCAAAAGGTTATCGGGAAAGAAGGAGGAGTGTTAGAGGCGGAAGGAGTACGCTTTAGTATCCCTGAAGGAGCGGTGGAAGCGGAAACAAAGATAACGATTAGCCGGCTGTATGAAGTAGCAGAGGGAGGAGAAGTAAAGAACGTCACGGCAGGGTTTGGCGGGTACCGGTTTTTACCTAAGGGGATGAAGTTTAAGAGGGCGTGCGAGCTTTCGCTTGAGTACGATGAGCGGATAGAAGGAGAAGATGCGCAAGGGATCTATACGTACTATTACGAAGAGAACGAGAAGCGATGGGTTGCGTTAGAGCGGAAGGGAGTAGATGAAGAAGGGAAGCGGATTGAATCGTATACGGATCATTTTACGGATATGATTAACGGGACGTTGAGCTTACCGGAGAGCCCCGAGCCGGTGCGGGTGAACTTAAACAGCATCAAGGAGCTAAAAGCGGCGGATGCGGCAGGGGGGATAGAGGGGATAGAAGGACTGAAAGGAGGAAGTGAAGGAAGCGCGGCATTTGGGATAAAGCTCAAAGTACCGGAAGGAGTGAAAGGGATGGCGCCTGCTCTCTCGGTGAGCTATGCGAGCGGGAGCGGCTGGGGGCTTATAGGGAAGGGATGGAGTTTAGGAGGAATAGAAAGCATCAGTATAGACACACGGTTCGGCCTACCTGAGTATAACGGGAAGGATACGTACATAGTGGAAGGCAGCCGTGTGAGGTATGAAGGGAATGAATGGGTAAAGGAAAGAGAGAGGGGGTATGAGCGGATAGCAAACGGCTGGGTCGAAGGGAGAGGAGTAAGTGAAAATTATTTTGAAGTAACGGGGAAAGACGGACGGGTAAAGATATACGGGAAAGAAAGGTGGAGCGGCAAAGGAGCAGGTGCAAAATATATTTATTATTTGGATAGGGAGAGCGATAGCTTCGGAAACGAGGTACAGTATGTGTACAAGAAGGAAACCGGAGCAGAGGGTGAAGAGGTACTTCTTGAACAGGTTATCTACGGGAAAGAGAGAGATCGAAAGGTAACGATAGCGTATGAAGGAAGAGGAGATACGCGGATAGACGGACGGGGAAAGTACGTGCGGGAAAGAGAGTAA